In Firmicutes bacterium HGW-Firmicutes-1, a genomic segment contains:
- a CDS encoding putative DNA modification/repair radical SAM protein yields MEKLTVLTESAKYDVSCASSGIEKRNKGGIGNSTAAGICHTWAADGRCVSLLKTLLTNDCIFDCAYCANRSSNDIKRVSFTAEEIATLVIEFYRRNYIEGLFLSSAIEVSPNATMEKIIQTLKILRNRERFYGYIHVKAIPGADPELIRQAGELADRMSVNIELPTEESLKLLAPQKSPKKLFLPMAQIKKGIDEVKEESGKYKYAPKFVPAGQSTQMIVGATADSDRSILFAAENLYKTFSLKRVYYSAYVPVNAGANLPAIQTAPPLLREHRLYQADWLLRFYKFEANELLSEQEMNFDLDYDPKMNWAFRNLDKFPIEINLADYALLLRIPGVGVQSARRIVHQRKISPIKYEDLKKLGIVMKRARYFIVCGGKYFGEKNLEVEGLKRIMNPKPNYEQLSLFNLTKETSFLSMSMR; encoded by the coding sequence ATGGAGAAGCTTACTGTGTTAACTGAGTCGGCTAAGTATGACGTATCGTGTGCCTCTAGTGGTATTGAGAAAAGGAATAAGGGAGGCATTGGTAATTCTACGGCAGCGGGTATTTGTCATACTTGGGCAGCGGATGGCAGATGTGTTTCGTTGCTAAAGACACTATTAACAAATGATTGTATTTTTGATTGCGCTTACTGTGCAAACAGATCGAGTAATGATATTAAAAGAGTTAGTTTTACGGCGGAAGAGATTGCTACTTTGGTAATTGAGTTTTATAGAAGAAATTATATAGAGGGACTCTTTTTGAGTTCGGCTATTGAGGTGAGTCCAAATGCAACTATGGAGAAGATTATTCAGACTTTAAAAATACTGAGGAATAGAGAAAGATTTTATGGGTATATTCATGTAAAAGCTATTCCAGGAGCTGATCCGGAGCTTATTCGACAGGCCGGTGAGCTTGCAGACCGTATGAGTGTTAATATTGAGCTTCCGACGGAAGAAAGTCTTAAGCTGCTAGCGCCCCAGAAGAGTCCTAAGAAGCTTTTTTTACCTATGGCACAGATAAAAAAGGGAATAGATGAAGTGAAAGAGGAAAGTGGAAAATATAAATATGCGCCAAAATTCGTACCAGCTGGACAATCAACGCAAATGATTGTGGGAGCTACTGCGGATAGTGATAGAAGTATTTTATTTGCTGCAGAGAATTTATATAAAACTTTTAGTTTAAAAAGAGTATATTATTCAGCATATGTACCTGTCAATGCGGGAGCAAACTTACCAGCGATTCAAACCGCCCCCCCACTTCTGAGAGAACATAGGCTATATCAAGCAGATTGGTTATTGCGATTTTATAAATTTGAAGCAAATGAATTGTTAAGTGAACAAGAAATGAATTTTGATTTAGACTATGATCCAAAAATGAATTGGGCATTTCGGAATTTAGATAAATTCCCAATCGAGATTAATCTTGCTGACTATGCATTGTTACTTAGAATTCCTGGGGTAGGGGTACAATCTGCTCGAAGAATTGTGCATCAAAGAAAGATTTCACCGATAAAGTATGAGGATCTGAAGAAGTTGGGAATTGTAATGAAGAGAGCAAGATATTTTATTGTTTGCGGGGGAAAGTATTTTGGCGAGAAGAATTTAGAAGTTGAGGGTCTTAAGAGAATTATGAATCCAAAGCCAAATTATGAACAATTATCTTTGTTTAACCTAACAAAGGAAACTTCCTTCCTTTCTATGAGCATGAGGTGA
- a CDS encoding anaerobic ribonucleoside-triphosphate reductase activating protein, whose protein sequence is MQIKGLIKTSLVDYPEQIASTIFVGGCNMRCPFCHNRDLVLNNLSDLMSINTLLDFLKTRKNTHEAVCITGGEPTLHADLLDFLKEVKNIGYKIKLDTNGLMPNIVESAFQRNLLDYVAMDIKNSKLKYPLTSGITTEQVNRIEVTINLLKESNISYEFRTTVVKEFHTLEDLELIGKWLSGSKKYVLQQYKPSNYQLTPEIFTAYSNEELEEIKDIISPFFSMVDIRA, encoded by the coding sequence ATGCAAATCAAAGGCTTAATAAAAACATCCTTAGTGGATTATCCTGAACAAATTGCATCGACAATATTTGTTGGTGGTTGTAATATGCGTTGTCCCTTTTGTCATAACCGTGACCTAGTATTAAATAACCTTTCAGATTTAATGTCGATAAATACCCTTTTGGATTTTTTAAAAACCAGGAAAAATACCCATGAAGCCGTTTGTATTACAGGTGGAGAGCCCACCCTCCACGCGGATTTATTAGACTTTCTAAAAGAAGTTAAAAATATTGGCTACAAAATAAAGCTAGATACAAATGGACTAATGCCTAACATAGTGGAAAGTGCATTTCAACGAAATCTACTGGATTATGTAGCCATGGATATTAAAAATTCCAAACTAAAATACCCGCTTACATCAGGAATTACGACTGAACAAGTAAATCGTATTGAAGTAACAATAAATTTGTTAAAGGAAAGCAACATATCCTATGAATTTAGGACAACTGTAGTAAAAGAGTTTCATACGCTTGAAGATTTAGAATTGATTGGTAAATGGTTAAGTGGTTCTAAAAAATATGTCTTGCAACAATATAAACCAAGTAACTACCAGTTAACTCCAGAAATATTTACTGCCTATTCAAATGAAGAATTAGAGGAAATAAAGGACATAATATCTCCATTTTTTTCCATGGTTGATATAAGGGCTTAA
- a CDS encoding tRNA-specific adenosine deaminase: MQEALYEAQKAYELKEVPIGAIVVNQGVIIGRGYNRRNTDKDPFAHGEMMAIKEASLAIGDWRLEECTLYVTLEPCPMCAGAIVQSRIPKVVIGAPNFKSGSAGTIINILNVERFNHQVDTIYGVLEDECGELIKGFFKSLRKIEI; the protein is encoded by the coding sequence ATGCAGGAAGCCCTTTATGAAGCTCAAAAAGCATATGAACTGAAAGAAGTGCCTATAGGAGCAATCGTTGTAAATCAGGGAGTCATTATTGGAAGAGGTTATAATAGAAGAAATACGGATAAGGATCCATTCGCACATGGAGAGATGATGGCAATTAAAGAAGCTTCTTTAGCTATTGGGGATTGGAGGCTGGAAGAATGTACCCTTTATGTAACGCTAGAACCTTGTCCAATGTGTGCAGGGGCAATTGTTCAATCGAGAATACCCAAAGTAGTCATTGGAGCGCCTAATTTTAAATCTGGAAGTGCGGGTACAATTATCAACATACTTAATGTAGAACGCTTCAATCACCAAGTGGATACAATTTATGGTGTGTTAGAGGATGAATGCGGCGAATTAATTAAAGGGTTTTTTAAGAGCTTAAGGAAAATTGAAATATAA
- a CDS encoding bifunctional 2-keto-4-hydroxyglutarate aldolase/2-keto-3-deoxy-6-phosphogluconate aldolase yields the protein MKKYEIISEIIDSGVVAVIRAESREQGKKIIEAVKAGGIKALEITLTVPGAIDIIKELVEEYKNEAVIIGAGTVLDPESARACILAGAKYIVSPYFDLETVKMCNRYAIPVMPGVMNPREVVMALEAGVDICKVFPAEAFGPSIISAFKGPLPQGNYMPTGGVDLDNVKEWISRGAIAVGVGSVLTKGAKNGEYENVTETARKFVEAVKEARLGLK from the coding sequence ATGAAGAAATATGAAATAATAAGTGAAATCATTGACAGTGGTGTTGTAGCTGTAATTCGTGCAGAATCGAGAGAACAAGGTAAGAAAATCATAGAAGCAGTGAAAGCTGGGGGCATCAAAGCACTAGAAATCACATTAACAGTGCCAGGTGCTATAGACATTATAAAGGAATTGGTAGAAGAATATAAAAATGAAGCTGTAATTATTGGTGCAGGTACGGTTTTAGATCCTGAATCTGCGAGAGCTTGTATTTTAGCAGGGGCAAAATATATTGTGAGTCCATATTTTGATCTAGAAACGGTGAAAATGTGTAATAGATATGCGATTCCAGTGATGCCAGGTGTTATGAATCCCCGTGAGGTAGTTATGGCATTAGAAGCTGGTGTTGATATCTGTAAAGTATTTCCAGCGGAAGCTTTTGGACCATCTATCATAAGTGCTTTCAAAGGACCTTTGCCACAGGGAAATTACATGCCAACAGGCGGTGTTGACCTAGATAATGTTAAGGAATGGATATCTAGAGGAGCTATAGCAGTTGGGGTAGGTAGTGTACTTACCAAAGGTGCAAAGAATGGCGAATATGAAAACGTAACTGAAACAGCAAGAAAATTTGTTGAAGCGGTTAAAGAGGCGAGATTAGGATTGAAATAA
- a CDS encoding 2-dehydro-3-deoxygluconokinase, producing the protein MKKIITMGEIMLRLSTPEHQRFVQADTFEAEYGGGEANVAVSLANYGLNAQFVTKLPKNPIGQSAINHLRKYGVGTDYIVRGGERVGIYFLEHGASMRASAVVYDRAHSSISEAKASEFNFDAIFKDAEWFHFTGITPALSKEAIQLTEEALKAAKKHGVTVSVDLNYRKKLWTSEEAKAIMTNLMQYVDVCIGNEEDAQKVLGFKPGETDVNKGELEIEGYKSIFKQMMEKFNFKYIVTTLRESYSASDNGWSALIYNGDEFYQSKKYDIRIVDRVGGGDSFAGGLIYGLVKTGDFRYALEFAVGASALKHTIHGDFNLVTVEEVETLIKGDASGRVQR; encoded by the coding sequence ATGAAGAAGATTATTACAATGGGTGAAATCATGTTAAGGCTATCTACGCCAGAGCATCAAAGATTCGTTCAAGCAGATACCTTTGAAGCGGAATATGGTGGAGGAGAAGCCAATGTTGCAGTTTCCTTAGCCAACTATGGTTTAAATGCACAGTTTGTTACTAAACTTCCCAAGAACCCCATTGGTCAAAGTGCGATTAACCATTTAAGAAAGTATGGCGTAGGCACTGATTATATTGTAAGAGGCGGGGAACGTGTAGGAATCTATTTCTTAGAACATGGTGCCTCTATGAGGGCGTCTGCAGTGGTTTATGATCGTGCCCATTCCTCGATTTCAGAAGCAAAAGCATCTGAATTTAACTTTGATGCTATTTTTAAAGATGCGGAGTGGTTTCATTTTACAGGCATTACGCCTGCATTAAGTAAAGAAGCAATACAGCTTACGGAAGAAGCATTAAAAGCTGCAAAAAAACATGGTGTTACAGTCAGTGTTGACTTAAACTATAGGAAGAAGCTATGGACATCAGAAGAAGCAAAAGCGATCATGACCAATTTGATGCAATATGTAGATGTTTGTATAGGAAATGAAGAAGATGCGCAGAAGGTTTTAGGCTTTAAACCAGGAGAAACAGATGTTAACAAAGGCGAGTTAGAGATTGAAGGCTACAAAAGTATTTTCAAACAAATGATGGAGAAATTTAATTTTAAATATATTGTGACAACCCTTAGAGAAAGCTATTCAGCTTCGGATAATGGCTGGTCAGCACTTATTTATAATGGTGATGAATTTTATCAATCTAAAAAGTATGACATCAGAATTGTAGATAGAGTAGGTGGCGGTGACTCTTTTGCAGGGGGGTTAATTTATGGGTTGGTGAAAACAGGAGACTTCAGATATGCACTTGAATTTGCAGTAGGTGCTTCAGCACTTAAGCACACGATTCATGGTGATTTTAATCTAGTAACGGTTGAAGAAGTTGAAACCTTAATAAAGGGTGATGCTTCAGGTAGAGTACAGAGATAA
- a CDS encoding sugar kinase, protein MVLFSPDSKGPLRHIHQFMKSIAGAESNVAIALARLGHQVGWFSRLGDDEFGRYIEFMIRGEGIDVSRVIKDSDHQTGLLFKELFEHVNPNVYYYRKHSAASYLKASDLDAEYIQKAKILHITGITPAISQSARETVFEAIRIAKASGVIISFDPNIRLKLWSIKEAKETLLKLCSLADILFPGKDEGELLLDETYTDAIIEGFHELGPKIIALKLGKEGCIVSDGTIKTWIKGYTVDQIEDTVGAGDGFAAGFLSSYLKGNDIVTCGDYANGVGAMATLVRGDSEGFPTLEQLLSFTNKIKHIER, encoded by the coding sequence ATGGTACTCTTTAGCCCAGATTCTAAAGGACCATTGAGGCATATACATCAATTTATGAAATCTATAGCAGGTGCGGAGTCTAATGTAGCAATTGCTTTGGCACGATTAGGACATCAGGTTGGCTGGTTTTCTCGGTTAGGTGATGATGAGTTTGGTCGTTATATCGAATTTATGATACGAGGCGAAGGCATCGATGTCTCAAGAGTGATAAAAGATTCAGATCATCAAACAGGATTGTTGTTTAAGGAATTGTTTGAGCATGTGAACCCTAATGTTTACTATTACAGAAAGCATTCAGCAGCAAGCTACTTAAAAGCTTCAGATTTAGATGCAGAGTATATTCAAAAGGCAAAGATTTTGCATATAACAGGGATTACACCCGCAATCTCACAATCAGCACGGGAAACAGTATTTGAGGCTATTAGGATAGCGAAAGCAAGTGGGGTGATCATATCCTTTGATCCGAATATCAGACTTAAGTTATGGTCTATAAAGGAAGCAAAGGAAACACTTCTGAAATTATGCAGTCTGGCGGATATTTTATTTCCAGGTAAGGACGAAGGAGAATTACTCCTTGATGAGACTTATACAGATGCAATCATTGAAGGTTTTCATGAACTTGGACCAAAAATAATTGCATTGAAGCTTGGTAAAGAAGGCTGTATTGTATCAGATGGTACAATAAAAACCTGGATTAAGGGATATACAGTAGATCAGATTGAAGATACGGTAGGTGCAGGTGATGGTTTTGCTGCTGGGTTTTTAAGCAGTTATTTAAAAGGCAATGATATCGTAACCTGTGGTGATTATGCGAATGGTGTAGGCGCTATGGCTACACTCGTTAGAGGCGATAGTGAAGGCTTTCCTACCCTTGAGCAGCTCCTTTCTTTTACAAATAAGATTAAACACATAGAACGTTAA
- a CDS encoding 5-dehydro-4-deoxy-D-glucuronate isomerase, producing MIIREPSNSKDAKHYTTQRLREEFLIQELFVPNLISRTYSHIDRIITMGICPGDQALRLEQDLDVNKSLGTSFFLERRELGIINVGGNGSVTIDGKIYPLKARDGLYIGMGVKEVIFESEDAVFPAKFYTLSAPAHRTYPTVHIDITKAKQVPMGDMESANKRIIFQYLHPEVLDTCQLSMGLTTLEKGCVWNTMPCHTHERRMEVYFYFDLPENGVVFHLMGEPNETRHIVVRNEEAIISPSWSIHSGCGSTSYSFIWGMVGENKTFTDMDHVNIKEIM from the coding sequence ATGATTATTAGAGAACCATCCAATTCAAAAGATGCAAAACATTACACAACCCAGAGGTTAAGAGAAGAATTTCTTATTCAAGAATTATTTGTCCCTAATCTAATTAGCAGGACTTATAGTCACATTGATAGGATTATTACAATGGGGATTTGTCCAGGTGATCAGGCACTACGTTTAGAACAAGATTTAGATGTAAATAAATCCTTAGGAACAAGCTTTTTCTTGGAAAGAAGAGAATTAGGTATTATTAATGTAGGCGGTAATGGCAGCGTTACAATTGATGGAAAAATCTATCCATTAAAAGCAAGAGATGGACTTTATATTGGAATGGGCGTTAAAGAGGTGATCTTCGAAAGTGAGGACGCAGTGTTTCCTGCAAAATTCTATACTTTAAGTGCACCAGCTCATAGAACTTATCCAACGGTTCATATTGATATCACGAAAGCAAAACAAGTACCAATGGGAGATATGGAAAGTGCAAATAAAAGAATCATTTTTCAATATCTGCATCCAGAGGTTTTAGATACTTGCCAATTGAGTATGGGGCTTACTACCCTAGAAAAAGGCTGTGTTTGGAATACGATGCCTTGCCATACCCATGAGAGAAGGATGGAGGTATATTTCTATTTTGATCTTCCAGAGAATGGAGTAGTTTTTCATTTAATGGGAGAGCCTAATGAAACAAGACATATTGTTGTAAGAAATGAAGAAGCTATTATTTCTCCAAGTTGGTCTATACATTCAGGTTGTGGTTCCACATCTTATAGCTTTATTTGGGGAATGGTGGGAGAAAATAAAACATTTACTGATATGGATCACGTCAACATAAAAGAAATCATGTAG
- the kduD gene encoding 2-deoxy-D-gluconate 3-dehydrogenase: MILEQFNLTGKVAIVTGCSRGLGQGMAIALAEAGADILGVDYTAAPETKEKVEAIGKKFHHIEANLMSIDKLADIVKEAVDVYGHIDLLVNNAGIIRREDALEFSEKDWDDVMDINLKTVFFFSQAVAKQYIAQGTGGKIINIASMLSFQGGVRVPSYTASKSGVMGITKLMANEWAKHNINVNAIAPGYMATDNTAALRADEQRSADILGRIPAERWGLPEDLMGPIVFLASKSSDYVNGYTLAVDGGWLAR; encoded by the coding sequence ATGATACTAGAACAATTTAACTTAACAGGTAAAGTTGCTATTGTAACTGGTTGTAGCAGGGGATTAGGCCAAGGAATGGCTATCGCATTAGCCGAAGCAGGAGCAGATATATTAGGAGTTGATTATACAGCAGCGCCAGAAACAAAAGAAAAAGTTGAAGCAATTGGTAAAAAATTTCATCATATAGAAGCGAACTTAATGTCAATAGATAAGCTTGCAGATATTGTAAAAGAAGCAGTAGATGTATATGGACATATTGATCTGCTAGTAAATAATGCAGGGATTATTAGAAGAGAAGATGCGCTAGAATTTTCTGAAAAAGATTGGGATGATGTAATGGATATTAATCTCAAAACAGTGTTTTTCTTTAGTCAAGCGGTTGCAAAGCAATACATTGCACAAGGCACAGGAGGTAAGATTATCAATATCGCTTCTATGCTTTCTTTCCAAGGTGGCGTTAGAGTACCATCCTATACAGCAAGTAAAAGCGGTGTAATGGGTATTACAAAACTGATGGCAAATGAATGGGCAAAACATAATATTAATGTGAACGCCATCGCGCCAGGCTATATGGCAACCGATAATACAGCAGCACTACGAGCTGATGAACAAAGAAGTGCTGATATTTTAGGACGCATACCAGCTGAAAGATGGGGATTACCTGAAGATCTTATGGGACCGATTGTATTTTTAGCTTCTAAAAGCTCAGACTACGTGAATGGCTATACCTTAGCAGTTGACGGTGGTTGGTTAGCAAGATAA
- a CDS encoding FadR family transcriptional regulator has protein sequence MQARNKQLGYMGGTKVYDKTILSEKVAESIRNTIIEKNMQPGDQLQNELDLTKELNISRSTLREAIKILASTNVVEVRRGRGTFVSENLGISKDPFGINFIEEKDLLSHFFEVRLLVEPQMAEFAAVRATEEEIKNIRIAYEKVKEAITKGENHTEADIEFHNQIAKSTHNPILQRVVPIINDGIIGGYAKTKDVPETAEMVLIQHKKIMNAIENREQDSARRNMREHILYGLEQSRKKI, from the coding sequence ATGCAAGCCCGAAACAAGCAATTGGGTTATATGGGAGGAACTAAAGTGTACGATAAAACCATTTTATCAGAAAAAGTAGCAGAAAGTATTCGTAATACAATCATAGAAAAGAACATGCAACCAGGAGATCAGCTGCAAAATGAGTTAGACCTTACTAAGGAGCTGAATATTAGCAGGTCTACATTAAGAGAGGCTATAAAAATACTTGCATCTACCAATGTTGTTGAAGTTAGAAGAGGTAGAGGGACTTTTGTATCTGAAAACCTTGGAATATCCAAAGATCCCTTTGGGATTAATTTTATTGAAGAAAAGGATTTGCTAAGTCATTTCTTTGAAGTAAGGCTACTTGTAGAACCTCAAATGGCAGAGTTTGCGGCAGTAAGAGCAACAGAAGAAGAAATCAAAAATATCAGAATAGCTTATGAAAAGGTTAAAGAAGCCATTACCAAAGGTGAGAATCATACAGAAGCAGATATAGAGTTTCATAATCAGATTGCGAAAAGTACCCATAATCCGATTTTACAGCGTGTGGTACCTATTATTAATGATGGGATTATCGGAGGATATGCAAAAACAAAAGATGTACCAGAAACAGCCGAGATGGTGTTGATTCAACATAAGAAAATCATGAATGCAATAGAAAATAGGGAACAAGATTCTGCCAGAAGAAATATGCGAGAACACATTTTATATGGTCTAGAGCAATCTAGGAAAAAAATATAA
- a CDS encoding altronate oxidoreductase (catalyzes the formation of D-tagaturonate from D-altronate) — MKNLNQSIISKVKRPIKILQFGEGNFLRAFVDWIIQAGNDQGVINTNVAVVQPLELGRVKNLAEQDGLYTLYLEGLQAGEAVSKQSVISVLDDFINPYESYDAYLEYAKSEDLRFIISNTTEAGIVLDLQDTDLTKCPASFPGKLLALLYNRYLHFEGDYQKGLIILPCELIDHNGHELNKVLNELALLNNLEADFFDWLNDANIFCDTLVDRIVPGYPVNEIDTLTKALGYFDHSIIKGELFHLWVIGGDEKVEKEFPVNLAGLNVLFVKDITPYKERKVRILNGAHTALVPVAYLYGIDTVKEALEDEILGEFVEKMIFDEIIPTLDLPVEECIQFAKDVLQRFKNPFIRHELLSISLNATTKYKTRDLPSVIASIERKGTLPRRLLFSLASQLVFFKGEREGATIPLQDNKEFLELYTKLWAQYDGSYESVESITATYLGLKEHWGIDLNAIEGLNDFITKSVYLILKEGMKKALSEVVG, encoded by the coding sequence ATGAAAAATCTGAATCAATCAATTATTAGCAAAGTAAAACGTCCAATAAAAATTCTTCAATTTGGTGAAGGTAATTTCTTAAGAGCCTTTGTTGATTGGATTATTCAAGCAGGAAATGACCAAGGAGTGATTAATACAAACGTTGCAGTTGTTCAGCCACTCGAATTAGGAAGGGTGAAGAATTTAGCGGAGCAGGATGGTTTATATACCTTGTATCTGGAAGGGCTTCAAGCTGGAGAAGCTGTAAGTAAGCAATCAGTTATATCTGTTTTAGATGATTTTATAAATCCATATGAAAGCTATGATGCGTATTTGGAATATGCAAAAAGTGAAGATTTGCGTTTTATTATATCAAATACAACGGAAGCAGGTATTGTACTGGATTTACAGGATACAGACCTTACTAAGTGCCCTGCTTCATTCCCAGGAAAATTATTGGCGTTACTCTATAATAGATATCTTCATTTTGAGGGAGATTATCAAAAAGGGCTCATCATACTGCCTTGTGAATTGATCGATCACAATGGCCATGAGCTAAACAAAGTATTGAATGAATTGGCATTATTAAACAACCTAGAAGCTGATTTTTTTGATTGGTTAAATGATGCTAATATTTTTTGTGATACGTTGGTAGATCGTATTGTACCAGGGTATCCTGTAAACGAAATTGATACACTTACGAAAGCGCTTGGATATTTTGACCATTCAATTATAAAAGGCGAATTGTTCCACTTATGGGTAATTGGAGGAGATGAAAAAGTAGAAAAAGAATTTCCAGTAAACCTTGCTGGTTTAAATGTTCTATTCGTTAAGGACATTACTCCCTACAAAGAAAGAAAGGTGCGTATATTAAATGGAGCACATACGGCATTGGTACCTGTAGCATATTTATATGGCATTGATACAGTAAAAGAAGCCCTTGAAGACGAAATCCTTGGAGAGTTTGTTGAAAAAATGATTTTTGATGAAATTATACCTACCTTGGATTTACCAGTAGAAGAATGTATTCAATTTGCGAAGGACGTACTTCAAAGATTTAAAAACCCGTTTATCAGACATGAGTTACTATCCATATCTTTGAATGCAACGACGAAATATAAGACCAGAGATCTTCCTTCAGTAATTGCTTCTATAGAAAGAAAAGGAACCTTACCTAGGAGATTGCTTTTTTCTCTTGCAAGTCAATTGGTGTTTTTTAAAGGAGAAAGAGAAGGAGCAACAATCCCACTGCAAGATAACAAAGAGTTTTTAGAGCTTTATACGAAGCTATGGGCACAATATGATGGTTCCTATGAAAGTGTAGAAAGCATTACTGCTACCTATCTTGGTCTAAAGGAACATTGGGGAATTGATCTTAATGCAATAGAAGGTTTAAATGATTTTATCACAAAAAGTGTCTACCTAATATTAAAAGAAGGGATGAAAAAAGCCTTAAGTGAGGTGGTTGGATGA
- a CDS encoding altronate hydrolase, producing the protein MKPYIKIHEADNVLVALTDFSKGETVGELVLLEDIGKGHKVAIFDIAAGEDIIKYGAPIGKATKSISKGSFVHTHNTKTKLDDVNEYTYQPKFETVETDIVNKTVHIYRRKNGLVGIRNELWIVPTVGCINSTAQRIIDTFKSQHATIEIDGIYVFGHNYGCSQMGDDLENTKVSLQSIAKHPNAGGVLVIGLGCENNQLASFKESLVQYDEDRVMFLESQNVDDEIEEGVSALETLYSIMKTDQRVEGKLSELKIGLECGGSDGLSGITANPLLGVFSDYVNYHGGTTVLTEVPEMFGAETILMSRAKNEVVYHKIVKMVNDFKLYYKQHGQVIYDNPSPGNKKGGITTLEDKSLGCTQKAGLSKVVDVIRVGEQITERGLNLLSAPGNDLVATTSLGIVGCQLVLFTTGRGTPFGGFVPTVKISTNSELAKKKKHWIDFDAGQLTEAVPMDVLLVQFIDYIVSVVNGDKTNNEKNNAREIAIFKSGVTL; encoded by the coding sequence ATGAAACCATATATAAAGATTCATGAAGCTGATAATGTATTGGTCGCTTTGACAGATTTTTCAAAAGGAGAAACTGTTGGCGAGCTGGTGCTCCTCGAAGACATTGGAAAAGGTCATAAAGTGGCTATTTTTGATATTGCAGCAGGAGAAGACATCATCAAATATGGGGCACCGATTGGAAAAGCAACTAAGAGCATTTCAAAAGGATCCTTTGTCCATACACATAACACGAAGACTAAATTAGATGATGTGAATGAGTATACGTATCAACCAAAATTTGAAACAGTTGAAACGGATATCGTAAACAAGACGGTACATATCTACCGTCGCAAAAATGGGCTGGTGGGTATTCGAAATGAATTATGGATTGTTCCAACAGTCGGTTGTATAAACAGTACAGCCCAAAGGATTATAGATACGTTTAAAAGTCAACATGCAACTATAGAAATAGATGGTATATACGTATTTGGGCATAACTATGGTTGTTCTCAAATGGGAGATGATTTAGAAAATACAAAGGTATCTTTGCAAAGCATAGCAAAGCATCCTAATGCGGGTGGTGTTCTCGTGATTGGTTTAGGTTGTGAGAACAATCAATTAGCTTCCTTTAAGGAATCTTTAGTCCAATACGATGAAGATCGGGTTATGTTCTTAGAAAGCCAGAATGTGGACGATGAAATTGAAGAAGGTGTCAGTGCCTTAGAAACACTCTACTCCATAATGAAAACAGATCAAAGAGTTGAAGGTAAGCTATCGGAGTTAAAAATCGGGTTAGAATGTGGCGGCTCAGATGGGCTTAGCGGCATTACTGCCAATCCGTTACTCGGTGTGTTTTCAGACTATGTAAATTACCATGGAGGTACAACAGTACTAACGGAAGTACCTGAAATGTTTGGAGCGGAAACTATTCTAATGAGTAGAGCTAAGAATGAAGTTGTTTATCATAAAATTGTGAAAATGGTAAATGATTTTAAGCTATATTACAAGCAACACGGTCAAGTGATCTACGACAACCCCTCTCCTGGAAATAAAAAGGGTGGAATTACAACCCTTGAAGACAAGTCTCTAGGTTGTACACAAAAAGCCGGACTTTCAAAGGTGGTCGATGTGATACGTGTTGGAGAGCAAATAACAGAAAGGGGCTTGAATTTACTAAGTGCCCCAGGGAATGACTTAGTTGCAACAACCTCATTAGGTATCGTGGGATGCCAATTGGTTCTCTTTACTACAGGAAGAGGAACACCCTTCGGAGGCTTTGTTCCAACCGTTAAGATATCAACCAACTCTGAGCTAGCGAAAAAGAAAAAGCATTGGATAGATTTTGATGCTGGTCAACTGACGGAGGCAGTACCAATGGACGTCTTACTAGTTCAGTTCATTGATTATATCGTGAGTGTTGTGAATGGTGACAAGACGAACAATGAAAAAAACAATGCAAGAGAAATTGCTATTTTTAAATCTGGAGTTACATTATAA